From the genome of Candidatus Aminicenantes bacterium:
CGCCGGCGTCAGGATGAACTCGCTTGGATCGATGTACCGTCATGAAAAAAGTGGAAGATCATGATTTGTGCATATAAACAAGCACCGTCCCTGGAGTGTCTGGTTCGCTAAGTCTTCCTTGACAGGTTTTAGAAAAAAGCGTAGCCTGAACGCTGCAAAAGCTGCCGCTGTATTTTAAGCAGGCAGAACAATTTCTCATAATTTAGAGGAGGTAGCAGAGGATGAAAACCAACATGTTTATGGGGCGCGACTGGATCGACGCTGAAATTGATTACGGCAAGGAGGAGTGGGAGACGCTGATCGACGTGGCGCTCGAGCTCAAACGGCGCCATGCGCTGCGTGACGACCAATCCGGCATTCTTAAAGGCAAAACCCTGTTCACCATGTTCTTCAACCAATCGCTGCGCACCCGCTCCACATTCGCCGCGGGCATTCAGCAGCTCGGCGGATTTCATGTAGACCTGGAACCCGGCAAAACGTATACGCCGGCAAGAAAGGGTTATGATATCCCGTATCAAACAGAAAGAATCAAGGACGTCGCCGAAATGCTGTCCCGCGTCGGCGATGCGATCGCCATCAGGATGTATGGCCCCCCGGCCATGTGGCGTTACGGCTTTGCCAATGCCACGATGAAGGAATTCGCGCAATTCGCGGGAATCCCCATTATCAACATGGAATGCGACAAGTTCCATCCCACGCAGGCGCTGGCTGATTTGATCACCGTCAAGGAAAAGTTCGGCACTTTCAAAGGACTCAACCTGACCATGTCGTTTGCCTATTCGGGGTCAATCGAAAAACCGCGCGCCGTGCCGCAAAGCGTCGTTCTGGCGGCGACCAAAATGGGGATGAATGTGACGTTGGCGCATCCCGAGGGCTACGAGCTGGACCAGAAGATCATCGACCAATGCCAAGCGTTCTCCAAGCAGACCGACGGTTCTTTCAAGATCATCAACAATTTCGACGAGGGCTTCAAGGGCGCGCACATCGTTTATCCCAAGGCCTGGGGCGCGCATACCTGCTTCAATTACGCCGACGAAAACGGCAAGGTTTTCAAGGCAGCGGATCACGCGGAAGCAAAGCGGGTCAATGAAGCCGCAAAAAATTGGCGGACCACCGCCAAGCAGATGGCGCTGGTCGATAAGCAGGGGATTTACATGCATTGCCTTCCGGCCGACCGGTCGCAGGAAGTGGACGATGACGTGATCGACGGTCCGCGGTCAGTCGTCATCGACGAGGCGGAAAACAGGCTGCATGCCCACAAGGCGATCATGGCCATGATCATGGGCGGACGTTTATAGTATCTCCGGGGCATTGAGGTCAGGTCTCCAGGTTCCAGAAATCAAGTTATGAAACCATCCGGGTAAGATAGGGGAGCCGTCCCCAATTCTCCCCATTTGCCTTTCCGG
Proteins encoded in this window:
- a CDS encoding ornithine carbamoyltransferase is translated as MKTNMFMGRDWIDAEIDYGKEEWETLIDVALELKRRHALRDDQSGILKGKTLFTMFFNQSLRTRSTFAAGIQQLGGFHVDLEPGKTYTPARKGYDIPYQTERIKDVAEMLSRVGDAIAIRMYGPPAMWRYGFANATMKEFAQFAGIPIINMECDKFHPTQALADLITVKEKFGTFKGLNLTMSFAYSGSIEKPRAVPQSVVLAATKMGMNVTLAHPEGYELDQKIIDQCQAFSKQTDGSFKIINNFDEGFKGAHIVYPKAWGAHTCFNYADENGKVFKAADHAEAKRVNEAAKNWRTTAKQMALVDKQGIYMHCLPADRSQEVDDDVIDGPRSVVIDEAENRLHAHKAIMAMIMGGRL